A window of Argopecten irradians isolate NY chromosome 14, Ai_NY, whole genome shotgun sequence contains these coding sequences:
- the LOC138307560 gene encoding uncharacterized protein: MSKAVQSRLTRVFHVSVLTNFVLLAALVVLYIVRQTVNNRSPPDATAAPEIGAQTEIAGQICLPCDFRGKETVATLYEFVLKTEDNDTLCCLQSDDRLQEVILQLEDRNRYGRRPNQDERPLHWWTGRNFAAHLYANDIHPGQNVSWSLRDSSTSFLRNLTLSTDGRKLSVPAMAGAGMYFVYALYTFDFRTAATTVPAPTGVHNIYKDRPSIINSERKRLWTAKFGGDTTERRQTSFLCGIIHLNMYDTIETEAISFVPGQDCTTKYIDRSPYSNYFGMFKLLDLS; the protein is encoded by the exons ATGTCCAAAGCGGTACAGAGTCGTTTAACTCGCGTCTTTCATGTTAGTGTTTTAACAAATTTCGTGTTACTAGCTGCATTAGTTGTACTATATATAGTTCGTCAGACAGTCAACAATCGGTCGCCACCGGACGCAACAGCGGCGCCGGAAATTGGCGCCCAAACAGAAATTGCGGGGCAAATATGTCTGCCGTGTGACTTCCGGGGAAAGGAGACAGTTGCTACGCTGTATGAGTTTGTACTGAAGACTGAAGACAATGATACCCTTTGTTGTTTACAGTCTGACGACCGTCTCCAGGAAGTTATCCTACAG CTAGAAGATCGCAACAGATACGGACGGCGTCCTAATCAAGACGAGC GGCCACTCCACTGGTGGACGGGGAGAAATTTCGCCGCACATCTTTACGCTAATGATATCCACCCTGGTCAAA ATGTATCATGGAGCCTGCGGGACAGCAGTACCTCGTTCCTACGGAACCTGACATTGAGTACTGACGGGAGGAAGCTCTCTGTTCCTGCCATGGCAGGTGCAGGAATGTACTTCGTCTATGCTCTGTATACATTTGACTTCAGGACCGCCGCCACCACCGTTCCAGCCCCAACAGGTGTCCACAACATCTACAAGGATCGTCCCAGTATCATCAACAGTGAGAGGAAGAGGCTCTGGACCGCCAAGTTCGGAGGAGATACCACAGAGAGACGTCAGACAAGCTTCCTCTGTGGAATTATCCACCTGAACATgtatgataccatagaaaccgAGGCCATCTCATTCGTACCTGGACAAGATTGTACAACTAAATATATCGACAGATCGCCGTATTCTAACTATTTTGGaatgtttaaactattagaTTTGTCATGA
- the LOC138307951 gene encoding uncharacterized protein, with protein MQKSYISFKTMMAYSDECYLSPESPGAERQHVCNCPYCLDERGESSTRSPLELPPAACHSSSDFFSPEENFVDRNIQLTASEVESCEMIEQEPITPRSCRPNAFHSEDVLIERHLQDIQLNLVRHFSENEQNPQHVSQHHVLQVFGTNVTMTREQTTPICDHNNISRHKNVATQTPSCRLNHINSNVSSKSFYRHVTKSFERRFANLRPASRHQLSANEEACDTYSEASNGDFFTWRLPFRKYNVLPPSRHVYGDCVRCQSTDAPSIGTQTIRSCQCCHCRSSRGGTSNSGSMLRPLVSYHDYEVKRGRACMTMWQKIGLCIPIIMILWLLFFVAENTFKKFYS; from the exons ATGCAG aAATCATATATCAGTTTTAAAACGATGATGGCCTATTCTGACGAATGCTATTTGAGTCCGGAGTCACCTGGGGCTGAACGCCAGCATGTATGTAACTGTCCATATTGCCTCGACGAAAGAGGCGAGTCCAGCACTCGCTCCCCTCTAGAACTTCCTCCAGCTGCCTGTCACAGCAGTTCCGACTTCTTTTCACCAGAGGAAAACTTTGTCGATAGAAACATACAACTCACTGCGTCAGAGGTAGAAAGTTGTGAAATGATCGAGCAAGAACCAATTACACCTCGCTCTTGTCGTCCTAATGCATTCCATTCTGAAGATGTCCTAATTGAAAGACATCTTCAAGATATTCAATTGAATCTGgtaagacattttagtgaaaatGAACAAAATCCGCAACATGTGTCACAACATCATGTACTCCAAGTGTTTGGGACGAATGTCACGATGACAAGAGAACAGACAACACCGATTTGTGACCATAACAACATTTCACGACATAAGAATGTTGCAACACAAACACCGTCATGTCGACTAAATCATATTAATTCGAACGTATCGTCTAAATCATTTTATAGACATGTTACAAAGAGTTTCGAGAGACGGTTCGCAAACTTGCGCCCAGCAAGCCGGCATCAGCTGTCGGCAAATGAAGAGGCGTGTGATACATATAGTGAGGCTTCAAATGGGGATTTCTTTACGTGGAGGTTGCCTTTTCGAAAATACAATGTCCTTCCACCGTCTCGACATGTTTATGGAGATTGTGTTCGGTGTCAGTCCACTGATGCGCCATCAATAGGTACACAAACAATTCGCTCCTGTCAGTGCTGCCATTGTAGATCATCACGTGGGGGAACATCTAATTCAGGTTCAATGCTTCGGCCTCTGGTGTCTTACCATGACTATGAAGTTAAACGGGGAAGGGCATGTATGACTATGTGGCAAAAGATAGGATTATGTATCCCGATTATAATGATTTTGTGGCTTTTGTTTTTCGTCGCGGAAAATACCTTTAAAAAGTTTTACTCATGA